From one uncultured Methanoregula sp. genomic stretch:
- a CDS encoding V-type ATP synthase subunit D, which translates to MEQVKPTRMELMKKKAQIRLAEQGRDLLREKMDALIQEFFKILSTVSDSRDELEQVSRAADLALMIAQAVDDPVTLKSASFATRRSITVDISGKNIMGVPVPVIEKKRVSKNMLERGYGIISTSARIDETAERYEVELDLLIKLAETETAMRRLGTEIQMNRRRVNALEQILIPELKSQAKYIKNAIEEREREDLFRLKKVKSILEKKKKKAKEKKRAQV; encoded by the coding sequence ATGGAGCAGGTCAAGCCCACCCGGATGGAACTGATGAAGAAGAAGGCCCAGATCCGGCTCGCCGAGCAGGGCCGCGATCTCCTGCGGGAGAAGATGGATGCCCTGATCCAGGAATTTTTTAAGATCTTAAGCACCGTCTCGGACTCCCGCGACGAACTGGAGCAGGTCTCCCGGGCAGCGGATCTTGCCCTTATGATTGCGCAGGCTGTTGACGACCCGGTGACGCTGAAGTCCGCCTCGTTTGCCACCCGGCGTTCGATCACGGTCGATATCAGCGGCAAGAACATCATGGGTGTCCCCGTCCCCGTTATCGAGAAGAAACGTGTCTCGAAGAATATGCTTGAGAGGGGCTACGGGATCATTTCTACGAGTGCCCGGATCGACGAGACGGCCGAGCGGTACGAGGTGGAGCTGGACCTCTTGATCAAGCTTGCCGAGACCGAGACGGCGATGCGGCGTCTCGGGACCGAGATCCAGATGAACCGCCGGAGGGTCAATGCCCTCGAGCAGATCCTGATCCCGGAGCTGAAAAGCCAGGCCAAGTACATCAAGAATGCCATCGAGGAGAGGGAGCGCGAGGATCTTTTCCGCCTTAAAAAAGTCAAGAGTATTTTAGAGAAGAAGAAAAAGAAAGCGAAGGAAAAGAAACGGGCACAGGTTTAG
- a CDS encoding V-type ATP synthase subunit B, with protein MKETSLLTKEYRTIDYVSGPLIFVSGVLGASYGEIVKITLKDGEVRTGQVLDISEEHAVVQVFEGTRGIDLVGTTARFIGEPARINVSKDMLGRIFTGVGTARDGGPDIIPEAVLDIAGSPINPSARDKPADFIQTGMSAIDGLNTLVRGQKLPIFSGSGLPASKLAAQIARQAKVRGEGEEFAVVFVAMGITHKEASFFMQDFERTGALDRVVFFMNLADDPTVERLAAPRCGLTVAEYLAFHHNLHVLVILTDMINYCEALREISTAREEVPGRRGYPGYMYTDLASIYERAGRLKGKPGSITQIPILTMPDDDITHPVPDLTGYITEGQIVLSRDIFRRGGDPPVDALPCLSRLMNLGIGPGKTREDHRGVADQLYASYAYGRDLRRLVAIVGEEALTDLDRKYLKFADGFERQFITQGDEDRPIEKTLSIAWDLFSTLPEDELKRIKREHIRKYHPSAQEPAGKPAES; from the coding sequence ATGAAAGAGACATCGCTTCTGACCAAGGAGTACCGGACGATCGATTACGTCTCGGGTCCGCTCATCTTCGTATCCGGTGTCCTCGGGGCATCGTACGGAGAGATCGTGAAGATCACCCTCAAAGACGGCGAGGTGCGGACCGGGCAGGTGCTCGATATCTCGGAGGAGCACGCGGTTGTGCAGGTTTTCGAGGGAACGCGGGGAATTGATCTCGTCGGGACAACAGCCCGGTTCATCGGTGAGCCGGCGCGGATCAATGTCTCCAAGGATATGCTGGGCCGCATATTCACCGGTGTCGGGACGGCACGCGATGGCGGCCCCGATATTATCCCCGAGGCAGTGCTCGACATTGCCGGCTCGCCCATCAACCCGTCCGCCCGGGACAAGCCTGCAGATTTCATCCAGACCGGCATGTCGGCAATTGATGGTCTCAACACGCTGGTGCGGGGACAGAAGCTGCCGATCTTCTCCGGCTCGGGTCTCCCGGCAAGCAAGCTGGCTGCCCAGATCGCCCGTCAGGCAAAGGTCCGGGGCGAGGGGGAGGAATTTGCCGTGGTTTTCGTTGCAATGGGCATCACGCACAAGGAAGCCTCGTTCTTCATGCAGGACTTCGAGCGCACGGGAGCACTCGACCGCGTGGTCTTCTTCATGAACCTCGCTGACGACCCGACGGTTGAACGGCTCGCGGCTCCCCGCTGCGGCCTTACGGTCGCGGAATATCTCGCTTTCCACCACAATCTCCACGTCCTCGTGATCTTGACGGACATGATCAACTACTGCGAAGCGCTCCGCGAGATCTCGACTGCCCGGGAAGAGGTGCCAGGTCGGAGGGGATACCCGGGATACATGTACACCGATCTCGCCTCAATCTATGAACGTGCCGGCAGGCTGAAAGGCAAGCCGGGTTCCATCACCCAGATCCCGATCCTGACAATGCCGGACGACGACATCACCCACCCGGTGCCCGATCTCACGGGATATATCACCGAGGGCCAGATCGTGCTCTCGCGGGATATCTTCCGGCGCGGCGGCGATCCGCCGGTCGATGCCCTGCCCTGCCTCTCCCGGCTCATGAACCTTGGTATCGGACCGGGGAAGACCCGGGAGGATCACCGGGGTGTAGCCGACCAGCTCTATGCCAGTTACGCTTACGGCCGCGATCTCCGCCGGCTCGTTGCGATTGTCGGGGAAGAGGCCCTGACGGATCTTGACCGGAAGTACCTGAAGTTCGCGGACGGGTTCGAACGGCAGTTCATCACGCAGGGCGACGAGGACCGGCCCATCGAGAAAACCCTCTCGATCGCGTGGGACCTTTTCTCCACCCTGCCCGAGGACGAACTCAAAAGGATAAAACGGGAGCATATCCGGAAATACCACCCGTCGGCACAGGAGCCTGCCGGAAAACCCGCGGAGAGCTGA
- a CDS encoding V-type ATP synthase subunit A: MITGTISRISGPVIIAKGMKGSKMYDVVKVGAEALRGEIIRLEGDEVVIQVYEDTTGLTLGESVENTETPLSVELGPGLLASIYDGVQRPLPVLLEKSGDFIGRGIFAPGLERSKKWDFVPKVKTGDRLGPGDVIGTVAEFQFEHRVLVPPKVSGTVTEIRTGAFTVEEIVCVLDNKIRLPMMQSWPVRIPRPHTKKLDPLLPLITGQRVFDCMFPVTKGGTAMIPGGFGTGKTVSEQTLAKWSDTQIVVYIGCGERGNEMTDVLAEFPELVDPRTKLPLIQRTILIANTSNMPVAAREASIYTGITIAEYFRDMGYDVALLADSTSRWGEALREVSGRLEEMPGEEGYPAYLATRLSAFYERAGRVVCLGTGERNGSITVVGAVSPPGGDFSEPITQNTLRVVGTFWALDTNLAYRRHFPSVNWIKSYSLYLDCIAEWYSKTIAHDWRELREKAMYLLQKEVELQEIVQLVGPDALPDSEKAILEVTRMIREDFLQQSAYSDTDSFCPIEKQYLMLKVIMTFYEQANLAMNRGISLRQIQALPLKVTIGRMKEAGDAEAVRKMIDEVSSAISRLVVEK; encoded by the coding sequence ATGATTACAGGAACAATTTCACGGATCTCGGGCCCGGTGATTATCGCAAAGGGCATGAAAGGGTCCAAGATGTACGATGTGGTGAAAGTCGGGGCCGAGGCACTCCGCGGCGAGATCATCCGGCTCGAGGGAGATGAAGTGGTCATCCAGGTATACGAGGATACGACCGGTCTCACGCTTGGCGAGAGCGTTGAGAATACGGAGACCCCGCTCTCTGTTGAACTTGGCCCGGGTCTCCTCGCCTCAATCTACGATGGCGTGCAGCGCCCGCTGCCGGTACTTCTGGAGAAGAGCGGCGACTTTATCGGCCGCGGTATCTTTGCGCCGGGACTTGAGCGGTCGAAGAAGTGGGATTTTGTCCCGAAGGTGAAGACCGGGGACAGGCTCGGGCCCGGGGATGTCATCGGCACGGTTGCAGAGTTCCAGTTCGAGCACCGGGTACTGGTTCCCCCGAAGGTTTCCGGCACGGTAACGGAGATCCGGACCGGTGCGTTCACGGTCGAGGAGATTGTCTGCGTGCTCGATAACAAGATCAGGCTCCCGATGATGCAGTCCTGGCCGGTCCGGATCCCACGGCCCCATACCAAGAAGCTCGATCCGCTCCTGCCCCTCATCACCGGGCAGCGGGTCTTTGACTGCATGTTCCCGGTCACGAAAGGAGGAACGGCGATGATCCCGGGCGGCTTTGGGACCGGTAAGACTGTCTCCGAACAGACGCTTGCCAAGTGGTCGGACACCCAGATCGTCGTCTATATCGGATGCGGGGAGCGGGGCAACGAGATGACGGACGTGCTCGCAGAGTTCCCCGAGCTGGTTGATCCCCGGACAAAGCTCCCGCTGATCCAGCGGACGATCCTCATTGCCAACACCTCGAACATGCCGGTTGCCGCCCGCGAGGCCTCGATTTACACCGGGATTACCATTGCAGAGTATTTCCGGGACATGGGGTACGATGTGGCGCTCTTGGCGGACTCGACCTCCCGCTGGGGCGAAGCGCTGCGGGAAGTCTCCGGCCGGCTCGAGGAGATGCCGGGCGAGGAAGGCTACCCGGCATACCTTGCGACCCGGCTCTCGGCCTTCTACGAGCGGGCAGGCCGGGTTGTCTGCCTCGGTACCGGAGAACGGAACGGCTCGATCACGGTTGTCGGGGCGGTCTCGCCTCCGGGCGGGGACTTCTCGGAGCCGATTACCCAGAACACGCTCCGGGTGGTCGGGACATTCTGGGCCCTTGATACAAATCTCGCCTACCGCAGGCACTTCCCCTCGGTGAACTGGATCAAGAGTTACTCGCTCTACCTCGACTGCATTGCGGAATGGTACAGCAAGACGATTGCCCACGACTGGCGGGAACTACGGGAGAAAGCGATGTACCTGCTCCAGAAAGAGGTGGAGCTGCAGGAGATCGTCCAGCTGGTGGGCCCGGACGCCCTGCCTGACAGCGAGAAGGCGATCCTCGAAGTGACCCGGATGATCCGCGAGGACTTCCTCCAGCAGAGCGCCTACAGCGACACCGACTCGTTCTGCCCCATCGAGAAACAGTACCTGATGCTCAAGGTTATCATGACCTTCTACGAGCAGGCAAACCTCGCGATGAACCGGGGTATCAGCCTGCGGCAGATCCAGGCTCTCCCGTTGAAGGTAACTATCGGGAGGATGAAGGAGGCCGGTGACGCGGAAGCGGTCCGTAAGATGATCGATGAAGTCAGTTCCGCGATCTCACGGCTGGTGGTGGAGAAATGA
- a CDS encoding V-type ATP synthase subunit F, which produces MYKFVIVTDPDRASGFRLAGAEVYEAGDVAEARVVIPPLLHQDDIGIVAVNEEYMLSLDEKLMDRIEKMHRPLIIPIPSKSKELDRRTYIERLLRKAIGYNIVLKR; this is translated from the coding sequence ATGTATAAGTTCGTTATCGTCACGGATCCTGACCGGGCTTCCGGCTTCCGGCTTGCCGGGGCGGAGGTCTACGAGGCAGGGGATGTGGCGGAGGCACGGGTCGTTATTCCTCCCCTGCTCCACCAGGATGATATCGGCATCGTGGCGGTGAATGAGGAGTACATGCTCTCGCTTGACGAGAAACTGATGGACCGGATCGAGAAGATGCACCGCCCGCTCATCATCCCGATCCCATCGAAATCAAAGGAACTGGACCGGCGGACCTACATTGAGCGCCTCCTCCGGAAGGCGATCGGGTACAACATCGTTCTGAAGAGGTGA